Below is a window of Stappia sp. DNA.
AAGCCGTCGATCGGATCCGGGACGACCGGCAGGGCGAAGCGGGCGAAGCGCTGCGGATCGCCGTTGGCGTTGAGCACCATCGGGCCGACCTGCGGCGCGAGCCGGTCGATCACGCGCTCCAGCATCGTGCGTCCGTCGATTTCCAGAAGCGGCTTGTCGCCGCCGCCCATGCGACGCGCGAGACCGCCGGCGAGAATGCAGCCGACGAGGGAGGGGCCGGTCATGCCGCGTCCCCCTCGCGGCGCGCGCCCTTGCGCCGGTGGCGGGCGTCCTCGCGCTCCGCCGCACTTGCCGGCATGTCGTAGTCGATCCGTTCCGCGCCCGACAGCACCACGAAGCGCTGTCCTCGCGCGCGGCCCACCAGCGTCAGCCCGACGCGGCGGGCGAGCTCCACGCCCCAGGCGGTGAAGCCGGAGCGCGACACGAGAATCGGAATGCCCATCATCGCCGTCTTGATCACCATTTCCGACGTCAGCCGGCCGGTGGTGTAGAAGATCTTGTCCTCGGCCGGAATGCCGTTCAGCCACATCCAGCCGGCGATCTTGTCGACCGCGTTGTGCCGGCCGACGTCTTCCATGTAGGCGACCGCGCGGTCCTCCTGACACAGCACGCAGCCGTGGATGGCGCCGGCGGCGAGATAGAGCGAGGGCTGGGTGTTGATCTTCTTCGTCAGCGCGTATAGCCAGGAGGTCCTGAGCCGCGCGTCGGGGGCGAGCGAGATGTCGTCGAAGCGCTCCATCACGTCGCCGAAGACCGTGCCTTGCGCGCAGCCGGAGGTGCGCACCTTCTTCTTCATCTTCTCCTCATAGTCGGTGGCGCGCGCCGTGCGCACGACAACCACCTCGAGATCCTCGTCGTAGTCGATGCCGGTGATCTCGTCGTCGGGCCTGAGCATGTTCTGGTTGAGCAGATAGCCGACGGCGAGCAGGTCCGGCCGGTCGCCGATCGTCATCATGGTGACGATCTCCTGCGCGTTCAGGAAGAGCGTCAGCGCGCGTTCGCTGACCACCCGCACCTCCACCGGATTGCCGTCCTGATCGAGCCCGGACACGGGCTGCGACAGGCGCGCGTCGTCGGGATCGGGACGGATGTGGAAATCGGGCAGGGTCGCTGTGCCGGGGTCGGGCAGGGTCACGAAACGGGTCCTTCGAGTGAAACGATACGGGTCGCGCCGGCGCGGCGGCGCGCGGCGCCCTTGGTTTCAGACTATGGAAGGCGAGCGTTTCCTGACAAGGGGGCCTGCGGATGCGGCAAGGCCCGTCCGCCTCGCGGATCGGGCGGGAGGCGCCTAGGCGCTCATGACATCGAGCATCGGCGTGTCGCGCGCGGCGCGATTGGCGCTGAACATCACCAGAGAGGCGAGATCTTCGTAGCTCACGAGTTCGGGCGCATTGGCGATCGGAAGGATGAGGCTTGCGAGAACCCCGTCGTAGGCGTCCATCGTGTCGGCGAAATAGAGCGAGCGGCCGGGCACCAGGCGGGCCGTGTCGTCGCGCTCGTCGATCAGCGTGAGGTCCATGTGCCGGCGATCGCGGGCGATTCGCCGGAAGGTGTACGTCACCGCCTCCTGGGGCCCCTCCAGGATCTGAAAATAGGTGGTGCCGGCCAGCAGCAGCGCGCCCGTGACGCCGTCGCGCGCGTTGTTGCGCCGCGCGGTCAGCAGCAGCCGGTCGATTTCCTCGTCCAGCGTGCCGGTCATGTCGGCGAAATTCGGCGTGCTGCGATAGCAAAGCCGTGTCACGGTCATCCGAGGCCCCCGTCGCTCGATCTGTCGTTCGATCTCATGGGGGGCAAGGTATCGGGCAGTCGTTCGGTTTCGGTAATCCGGCTTCCGCAATCTCGAATTGTCCGATTAACCCGTTGGCAATCAGGCGTGCGCGCCCCTCACACCAGCATCGCCGCGTGGGTGTGACGCGCCGGGGCGAGACGGGCCGAGATCGAGCGCAGGCCCTCGCGCATCTCCTCGCAGCCGATCGGCGCGGTGCCGTTGGCCAGCGTCGCGAGAAAGGCGGTGGGGCAGGCGTTCGCCGCGCGCAGGTCGGCGAACAGGAGCCAGCTTTCGGCGAACATCCGCGTGTCGACCGCGCCCTCGCTGATCACCTGAAGGTCGGTCAGCCGGGCGTCGGCGCGCGCGCAGGCGAGGCTTTCGGCGAGGCCGGCCTGCGGTCCCTCCAGCCACTGCACGAGGCGGGTGGGGTACAGCAGGATGGCGCCGGTGACGCCGTTGAGCCGGTTGATCCGGCGGGCGCGCGACAGCGCCTGATCGATCTCGACGTCGGCCGGTTGGCGCATCGCCGACCAGTCGATGCCGGCGGTGAAGCTCAGCGCGTGAAGGGGCATGACAGCAATCCTCGTCTTTTCCGGTTTCTTGAAACACTGTGTCGCAAGCGGTTTCGAAAGCCGTTAAAAGGCCGCGCGTCGCGGGTGGAAAAGCGCCGATTTGCTTCACTTTTTATGGACGTCGTGAAAACTTTGTTGACTGCGCGCCAATCCCGCGCGCTGCAATCGTACCCGGCCCGCTCCGCAATTGACCTTTGCGGCGATGCCCTTACGTTCCCGCCCAGAGCATTAGGGAAAGACCGCCGAGGCAGGACTATCGGGCAGGACCATCGGGGACAGGATCGGTTTCATGTTTTGGAAGAAGAAAGAGAACGGGGGTGGCATGCCGACGCGCGAGGACGTGCTCAAGGAACTTGCGAAGGTCAAGGGACCGGATCTCAAGGGGGACATCGTCTCGCTCGGACTGGTGTCGGATGTGTTCATCACCGACGGCCGGGTGATCTTCTCGATCACCGTTCCGGCCGAGCGCGCGGAGGAACTCGAGCCCCTGCGTCAGGCCGCCGAGAAGGTCGTCGGAAAGCTTCCCGGGGTCGAAAAGGTGCTGGCCGCGCTCACCTCCGAACGGGCGAAGGGCTCGGGGCCGGCGCCGGCAGCGCCGGTGCGCCCGGCCCCGAAGCCGGGTGAGGCGGGCAGCGTGCCGCCGCCGATGCAGGGGCGCGGCCCCGCCGGCGGCGAGGCGAAGACCGAAAAGCCGGGCGTGCCCGGCGTGAAGGCGATCATCGCGGTCGCTTCCGGCAAGGGCGGCGTCGGCAAGTCCACCACGACCTGCAACCTGGCGCTCGCCCTGCAGGCCAACGGGCTGAAGGTCGGCGTGCTCGACGCCGACATCTACGGCCCCTCGATCCCGCGTCTGTTTCGCGTCACCGGGCGCCCGGAGCCCGTGTCGGGGCGTATCCTCAAGCCGCTGGAGGGCTACGGCGTGAAGGTCATGTCGATGGGCTTCCTCGTTGAAGAGGAAACCCCGATGATCTGGCGCGGGCCGATGGTGATCTCGGCGATCACGCAGATGCTGCGCGAGGTGGCCTGGGGCGAGCTCGATGTGCTCGTCGTCGACATGCCGCCCGGCACGGGCGACGCGCAGCTCACCATGGCGCAGAATGTGCCGCTCGCCGGAGCGGTGATCGTGTCGACGCCGCAGGATCTGGCGCTGATCGACGCCCGCAAGGGGCTGAACATGTTCCGCCGTGTCGACGTGCCGCTGCTCGGCATCGTGGAGAACATGAGCTACTTCCTGTGCCCGGATTGCGGCGGTCGCCATGACATCTTCGGTCATGGCGGCGCGCGAATCGAGGCGGAGAAGCTCGGCGTGCCCTTCCTCGGCGAGGTGCCGCTCGACATGGCGATTCGCGAAAACTCCGATGCCGGCACGCCGGTGACCGTCACCGATCCCGACGGCGCGCATGCGACGATCTACAAGGACATCGCGGCGAAGGTCTGGGCGGAGGTGGAGCGTCACCGCGAGACGGGCGAACGCGCCGCGCCGAAGATCGTGATCGAGAGCTGACGCAGCGGCCAGGACGGGCCGCGCCGCGGGGAGCACGGGAGTCCGGCGCGATCGCCGCGGCAATCCTCATGTTTCTCGCGTCTTTTTTATGTCCCGGCGATTCTCGATAAAGCCCCGGCGTTTTTCGCGCCGGGGCTTTTTCGTTTCGGGCGGTGCGGCTTCGCGCGTCCCGGTGTGGTGCGATGCCCCGCCGGAAACAGGAATATGGAACTCAACTTTAGGATTTCGGCGAAAGAGATTTTCGCGAACTCCGGTTTTGGGCGCCGTCGGCGCCGTAACGGCAGCGATTGCTGCGTTGCGGCATCACGAAAGACGCAACGGCGTGTCGTTTTGTGATGTTCTGCTGTGAAATATGCGGATACTGGAGTCCAATCCTCCGAAAAAACAAGGACTTCGCTGTGGCATCGCAAAATTGAATTCGTTTGCAACCGTCTCGCGCCCGAAGCTATTGTGACGCAGAGGGAGACCATTTGTATGATGGAAACGGAACCGACGACGCGCGCGGTCGTGTCGGAGGGCGATGGGCAGAACATCGGGCATGCAGGCGACATCGCCCGAACTGTATACGACGAGGACCGGGATCGGATCGCGATCTACGGGATCCTGTCGAGCGCGCTCGAAGCCGCGCCGACGCGGGAGTGGCTCGACGTGGTGGCGGGTCTGTCCGGTGACGACAGCGCGCTCGGGGCGGCGATTGGCGGTCTCGCGCGCGCGGCCGCGCAAGCGGACGAGGCATCGCTGCGCCGCGAGTACCACGATCTCTTCATCGGCGTCGGGCGGGGCGAATTCGTTCCCTACGGCTCCTATTATCTGACCGGCTTCCTGAACGAGAAACCGCTGGCGCTGCTGCGTCAGGACATGCGGCGCTTCGGCATCGAGCGGGATCCGCAGGTGAAGGAGCCGGAAGACCACATCGCGGCGGAATGCCAGATGATGGCGGGTCTGATCGAGGGAACCTTCGGCGATGGCGCGCCGGATGCGGCGGCGCGATTCTTCCGCGCCCATCTGGCGACCTGGGCGCCGTATTTCTTCAAGGACCTGGAAGCGTCCGAAACGGGGCGGCTGTACCCGGCGCTCGGGCGGCTTGGCCGGGTCTTCATGGAACTCGAGGAACAGGCGGATGCCCTGTTCGAGTCCCGGCACGATGCCGGGTGAGGGATCGCGCGGTCTTCATGGGCCGCGCGCTGTTCGTGGGATGCCGGGCATGGGCGCCCGGCGCATGACCTGAGGAGGTAATGCATGAAACGCAAGGACACCGCCGCCGAGGCGGATCGGCGCAGCTTCCTGAAGCTGGCCGGTCTCGGAGCGGTCGCCGGATCGGCGACGCTGGTGACGGGCGGCCGCGCGGAGGCTGCCGAGGTCGTCTCGGAGACGGCCGCCGGCTACCGCGAGACGGACCACGTCAAGACGTTCTACGCGTCCGCGCGCTTCTGAATAGCGCGTCGCTTTCGGTCGCGGTCCCCGTCCGGGATCCGCGGTCGCGACTGTTTCGTGCGCGGCGTCGGTCGGGCCCGAAAACGCTTCGCCACCTCGCACCGCTCGGCCGGTGGCCGACGGATCTGGATGATCCGGGCCCGGGCCGGCCCCTTGAAGGGACCCGGCGGAAGGCTCCCGGCGAAAGGCTCCCGGTGACGACGTCTCGGGAAAGACGTCGCGGGGGACGCCGTACCGGGGAATACCGCGCCGGGGAATGCGTCGCAGAGCAGACAACGGGTGTGAGGCTTTGTGCGGTGGGAACGCTCTCGTCGCGCGATTGAAGGAGAAACGCAATGTTGAGGAAAAAGACGAGCTCCGTGGCTCGGCGCACGCGTCTCGCTTCGGCCGTCGAGGCGATGGCCGCCAGCGCCATGGACCGCCGTACGTTCTTGCGTCGGTCGGGGCTGGCCGCCGGCGGTCTTGCCGCGGCCGGGGCCTTGAGCGGCGGCATGGTCCGCAAGGCGGAGGCCGCCGGGCCGACGCAGGCCAAGGTCGATATCAAGAAGTCGGTTTGCACGCACTGCTCCGTGGGCTGCACGGTGCTGGCGGAAGTCCAGGATGGCGTGTGGACCGGGCAGGAGCCGGGCTTCGACAGCCCGTTCAACCTGGGTTCGCATTGCGCCAAGGGTGCGTCCGTGCGCGAGCATGCGCATGGCGAACGGCGTCTGAAGTATCCCACCAAGCTGGTGGACGGAAAGTGGGAGCGGATTTCCTGGGATCAGGCGATCGAGGAAATCGGCGACCGTATGCTGAAGATCCGTGAGGAAAGCGGGCCGGACAGCGTCTACTGGCTCGGCTCGGCCAAGCACAACAACGAGCAGGCGTATCTGGTGCGCAAGTTCGCGGCCTTCTGGGGCACGAACAACGTCGATCACCAGGCGCGTATCTGTCACTCGACCACGGTCGCGGGTGTTGCCAACACCTGGGGCTACGGCGCGATGACGAACTCCTACAACGACATCCACAATTCGAAGGCGATCTTCATCATCGGCGGCAATCCGGCCGAGGCGCATCCCGTCTCGCTGCTGCACGTTTTGAAGGCCAAGGAAGAGAACAACGCTCCGCTGATCGTCTGCGACCCGCGCTTCACGCGCACGGCCGCGCATGCGACCGAATACGTGCGCTTCCGTCCCGGCGCGGACGTGGCGCTCGTGTGGGGCATTCTCTGGCATATCTTCGAGAACGGCTGGGAGGACAAGGAGTTCCTGCGTCAGCGCGTGTGGGGCATCGACCAGATCAAGGCCGAGGTCGCGAAGTGGACGCCGGAGGAGACCGAGCGTGTCACCGGCGTGCCGGGCTCGCAGCTCAAGCGCGTCGCGCGGACGCTGGCGAACAATCGTCCGGGCACCGTGATCTGGTGCATGGGCGGCACCCAGCACACCAACGGCAACAACAACACCCGCGCCTACTGCATCCTTCAGCTCGCGCTCGGCAACATGGGCAAGGCCGGCGGCGGCACCAACATCTTCCGCGGCCACGACAATGTGCAGGGCGCGACGGATCTTGGCGTGCTGGCCGACACGCTCCCGGGCTACTACGGCCTCGCGCCGGGGTCCTGGGCCCATTGGGCGCGCGTGTGGGACGTGGACATCGACTACCTCAAGAGCCGCTTTGCCACGATGAAGGGCAAGGACGGCAAGGACGTCGCGATGATGAACGAGCGGGGCATCCCCGTGTCGCGCTGGATCGATGGCGTTCTGGAGGACAAGGGCAACCTGACCCAGCCCGACAACACAAGGGCGATGGTGTTCTGGGGACATGCGCCGAACTCGCAGACCCGTCTTCCGGACATGCGCACGGCGATGAACAAGCTCGACCTGCTTGTGATCATCGACCCGTTCCCGACCATGTCGGCGGTCATGCACGAGCGCAAGGACGGGGTCTATCTCATCCCCGCGACCACGCAGTTCGAGACCTACGGCTCGGCGACCGCGTCGAACCGCTCCCTGCAGTGGCGCGAGAAGGTGATCGACCCGCTCTTTGAGTCCAAGCCCGACCACGTGATCGCCTACCTGCTCGCCAAGAAGTT
It encodes the following:
- a CDS encoding BLUF domain-containing protein gives rise to the protein MPLHALSFTAGIDWSAMRQPADVEIDQALSRARRINRLNGVTGAILLYPTRLVQWLEGPQAGLAESLACARADARLTDLQVISEGAVDTRMFAESWLLFADLRAANACPTAFLATLANGTAPIGCEEMREGLRSISARLAPARHTHAAMLV
- a CDS encoding BLUF domain-containing protein — its product is MTVTRLCYRSTPNFADMTGTLDEEIDRLLLTARRNNARDGVTGALLLAGTTYFQILEGPQEAVTYTFRRIARDRRHMDLTLIDERDDTARLVPGRSLYFADTMDAYDGVLASLILPIANAPELVSYEDLASLVMFSANRAARDTPMLDVMSA
- a CDS encoding twin-arginine translocation signal domain-containing protein, giving the protein MKRKDTAAEADRRSFLKLAGLGAVAGSATLVTGGRAEAAEVVSETAAGYRETDHVKTFYASARF
- a CDS encoding Mrp/NBP35 family ATP-binding protein, with the protein product MPTREDVLKELAKVKGPDLKGDIVSLGLVSDVFITDGRVIFSITVPAERAEELEPLRQAAEKVVGKLPGVEKVLAALTSERAKGSGPAPAAPVRPAPKPGEAGSVPPPMQGRGPAGGEAKTEKPGVPGVKAIIAVASGKGGVGKSTTTCNLALALQANGLKVGVLDADIYGPSIPRLFRVTGRPEPVSGRILKPLEGYGVKVMSMGFLVEEETPMIWRGPMVISAITQMLREVAWGELDVLVVDMPPGTGDAQLTMAQNVPLAGAVIVSTPQDLALIDARKGLNMFRRVDVPLLGIVENMSYFLCPDCGGRHDIFGHGGARIEAEKLGVPFLGEVPLDMAIRENSDAGTPVTVTDPDGAHATIYKDIAAKVWAEVERHRETGERAAPKIVIES
- a CDS encoding molecular chaperone TorD family protein; translation: MMETEPTTRAVVSEGDGQNIGHAGDIARTVYDEDRDRIAIYGILSSALEAAPTREWLDVVAGLSGDDSALGAAIGGLARAAAQADEASLRREYHDLFIGVGRGEFVPYGSYYLTGFLNEKPLALLRQDMRRFGIERDPQVKEPEDHIAAECQMMAGLIEGTFGDGAPDAAARFFRAHLATWAPYFFKDLEASETGRLYPALGRLGRVFMELEEQADALFESRHDAG
- the fdhD gene encoding formate dehydrogenase accessory sulfurtransferase FdhD produces the protein MTLPDPGTATLPDFHIRPDPDDARLSQPVSGLDQDGNPVEVRVVSERALTLFLNAQEIVTMMTIGDRPDLLAVGYLLNQNMLRPDDEITGIDYDEDLEVVVVRTARATDYEEKMKKKVRTSGCAQGTVFGDVMERFDDISLAPDARLRTSWLYALTKKINTQPSLYLAAGAIHGCVLCQEDRAVAYMEDVGRHNAVDKIAGWMWLNGIPAEDKIFYTTGRLTSEMVIKTAMMGIPILVSRSGFTAWGVELARRVGLTLVGRARGQRFVVLSGAERIDYDMPASAAEREDARHRRKGARREGDAA
- a CDS encoding formate dehydrogenase subunit alpha; this translates as MLRKKTSSVARRTRLASAVEAMAASAMDRRTFLRRSGLAAGGLAAAGALSGGMVRKAEAAGPTQAKVDIKKSVCTHCSVGCTVLAEVQDGVWTGQEPGFDSPFNLGSHCAKGASVREHAHGERRLKYPTKLVDGKWERISWDQAIEEIGDRMLKIREESGPDSVYWLGSAKHNNEQAYLVRKFAAFWGTNNVDHQARICHSTTVAGVANTWGYGAMTNSYNDIHNSKAIFIIGGNPAEAHPVSLLHVLKAKEENNAPLIVCDPRFTRTAAHATEYVRFRPGADVALVWGILWHIFENGWEDKEFLRQRVWGIDQIKAEVAKWTPEETERVTGVPGSQLKRVARTLANNRPGTVIWCMGGTQHTNGNNNTRAYCILQLALGNMGKAGGGTNIFRGHDNVQGATDLGVLADTLPGYYGLAPGSWAHWARVWDVDIDYLKSRFATMKGKDGKDVAMMNERGIPVSRWIDGVLEDKGNLTQPDNTRAMVFWGHAPNSQTRLPDMRTAMNKLDLLVIIDPFPTMSAVMHERKDGVYLIPATTQFETYGSATASNRSLQWREKVIDPLFESKPDHVIAYLLAKKFGFADEMFKNIEVNGEEPLIEDVTREFNRGMWTIGYTGQSPERMKLHMANQHTFDRTTLRANGGPCDGDFYGMPWPCWGTAEMKHPGSAVLYDTSLPVAEGGMGFRARFGVEKDGDNLLAEGSWPTGSEIEDGYPEFTMAMLQKLGWDSDLTAEERATIDAIAGEKTNWKTDLSGGIQRVAIKHGCAPYGNAKARAVVWTFPDPVPLHREPLYTNRRDLLDKYATYDDKSFWRVPTRYKSIQENDFSKDFPIILTSGRLVEYEGGGDETRSNPWLAELQQDMFVEVNPRDANDLGIRDGDMVWVHGPEGGKVKVMAMVTERVGEGVAFMPFHFGGHFQGEDLRSKYPTGADPYVLGEACNTAQTYGYDSVTQMQETKATLCRIERVA